From one Streptomyces sp. R41 genomic stretch:
- a CDS encoding lipopolysaccharide biosynthesis protein: MSDTTTTTQASTPTTEAPEQQSGRRLRLPGRSRKGAGGGNQLFRNAYALMLNTGISAVLGLGYWLVAARYYSESAVGQGSAAIAAMKLLAGLTAVTLTGALARFIPVAGRATGRLIFRTYAGSSVVVALAAVVFLLTLNLWGPSYRFLHGPLNGLGFILAVVAWSLLTLQDGVLTGLRSALWVPVGNTVFSAVKLMLLVGLAAAIPTTGVFVSWVAAIALSVVPLGLLVFRRLVPRHIKATEEHAKPPSFREIGRFLAGDYTGSLFSLAVVYLVPVIVAAQVSSTDNAYFYITTTIGGTVNLLAINMGASLTVEGSHDPARLAANTRAALKRMARIMLPVCGLLFLGAPFILHVFGDGYAHAATPLLRWFAVGAVLRVVMETYFAVLRAQSRTSGLAYLQGLLCVLVLGLTVILLPRMGLTGAGVAEISSLAVIVTIASPKLYKIVRTAPPAEVPADAAPDGDLADLGAREVPATKSGPSWAKKLDADTLALGIHVDFDHQERRPDVRPGPGTPPTGTPSVRPDHRPTWALRPQVGLPVEAREPGSEASLGPSEAPEIDAPFEADAQESASPGARGVTSSGSAAAARQATDDPQPADDRTPLSLRERVTHPTKPGVVLGCLLISALLLYWVPALGLNDGSLARMGGLGLISVLPLPTLVGAALLITVFASLLWMNREHKGLLLVTLLATVVSLHALPAVIETEPRFATAWQHLGFLDYIDRTGSAVPDLDARWSWPGFFAAAAFIAKACGVTDLTEVIRWWPLAIQLLYLAPMFLLVRSMRASWRAKWTGIWIFVLSGWVGQDYFSPQGFTYLLYLVFVAVLLVWFRAPRVLWAKARPGEAEVEPTNRRQRAVLLMVLIGLFAATVPAHQLTPFVMLGVLAVLVLIGRSELRGLPILFAVLVSVWIAFMAEPYWSGHFDDLFGGVGGVGGNVSSSVSGRIQGGSSTHKLVLYTRVLLAGGVMAFACWGWWRRRDHKYRERSLLVLTFVPFLGFGMQSYGGEMALRVFMFALPGAALLAGLALFPRTGVTAKERDKDRVSLAPLAALMAGLLLMGGFLVARWGNESFERIRPGEVAAMNYVYEHDDPTVRLLWLSNDTLDNVTPAMPWGTRDMEKVNYVPTLAPADPVLVSGLVKALKDAGPNSYLMINRSQVVYLEMDVGYSATWESRLISNLDDRQELKKVLVNDDVTMYALRKQPAGKVPKADPGPIGPQVTWTPWSVVGGLAAIALIVLLTAREVVRVAMRPSVRQLRWLQSSFWFSLPLLAVLLASMVQRFLTMK, from the coding sequence GTGTCTGACACGACGACCACAACCCAGGCTTCCACACCCACGACCGAGGCACCCGAGCAGCAGTCGGGGCGCCGCCTCCGCCTGCCCGGCAGGAGCCGCAAGGGTGCAGGAGGGGGCAACCAGCTGTTCCGCAACGCCTACGCCCTGATGCTCAACACCGGGATCTCCGCGGTGCTCGGGCTCGGCTACTGGCTGGTCGCCGCCCGCTACTACTCCGAGTCCGCGGTCGGCCAGGGCTCCGCGGCGATCGCCGCGATGAAGCTCCTCGCGGGCCTCACCGCGGTGACGCTGACGGGCGCCCTGGCCCGCTTCATCCCGGTCGCCGGACGCGCCACCGGGCGACTCATCTTCCGTACGTACGCGGGCAGTTCGGTGGTCGTGGCGCTGGCAGCCGTGGTCTTTCTGCTCACCCTGAACCTGTGGGGACCCTCGTACCGCTTCCTGCACGGGCCGCTCAACGGCCTCGGGTTCATCCTCGCGGTCGTCGCCTGGTCGCTGCTGACGCTCCAGGACGGTGTGCTGACCGGGCTGCGCAGCGCGCTGTGGGTGCCGGTGGGCAACACCGTGTTCTCCGCGGTGAAGCTGATGCTGCTCGTCGGCCTCGCCGCCGCGATCCCCACCACGGGCGTCTTCGTCTCCTGGGTGGCGGCGATCGCCCTGTCGGTGGTGCCGCTCGGGCTGCTGGTCTTCCGGCGCCTGGTGCCCCGGCACATCAAGGCGACCGAGGAGCACGCGAAACCGCCCTCCTTCAGGGAGATCGGGCGCTTCCTGGCCGGCGACTACACCGGCTCCCTCTTCTCGCTCGCCGTGGTCTACCTGGTCCCAGTGATCGTCGCCGCGCAGGTCAGCTCCACCGACAACGCGTACTTCTACATCACCACCACGATCGGCGGCACGGTCAACCTGCTCGCCATCAACATGGGCGCGTCGCTGACCGTCGAGGGCTCGCACGACCCGGCGCGCCTGGCCGCCAACACCCGGGCCGCGCTCAAGCGGATGGCGCGGATCATGCTGCCGGTGTGCGGGCTGCTGTTCCTCGGCGCGCCGTTCATCCTGCATGTCTTCGGCGACGGCTACGCGCACGCGGCGACCCCGCTGCTGCGCTGGTTCGCCGTCGGCGCGGTGCTGCGGGTCGTCATGGAGACGTACTTCGCGGTGCTGCGCGCCCAGAGCCGCACCTCCGGACTCGCCTATCTGCAGGGCCTGTTGTGCGTGCTGGTGCTGGGTCTCACGGTGATCCTGCTGCCGCGCATGGGCCTGACCGGCGCGGGCGTCGCCGAGATCTCCAGCCTCGCGGTGATCGTGACGATCGCCTCCCCCAAGCTGTACAAGATCGTGCGGACCGCGCCGCCCGCGGAGGTCCCCGCGGACGCGGCGCCGGACGGGGACCTCGCCGACCTGGGGGCGCGCGAGGTCCCCGCGACGAAGAGCGGTCCTTCCTGGGCGAAGAAGCTGGACGCCGACACCCTCGCGCTCGGTATCCACGTCGACTTCGACCACCAGGAACGCAGGCCGGACGTACGACCGGGACCGGGCACACCGCCCACCGGGACGCCCTCGGTACGGCCGGACCACCGCCCGACATGGGCGCTGCGGCCGCAGGTGGGGCTGCCGGTCGAGGCACGGGAGCCGGGTTCGGAGGCGTCGCTGGGCCCCTCCGAGGCCCCGGAGATCGACGCGCCCTTTGAAGCGGACGCCCAGGAGAGCGCCTCTCCAGGGGCGCGGGGCGTGACATCGAGCGGCTCCGCCGCGGCGGCGCGACAAGCCACCGACGACCCGCAGCCGGCAGACGACCGCACACCCCTCTCCCTTCGCGAACGCGTAACGCACCCGACCAAACCCGGCGTGGTCCTCGGCTGCCTACTGATCTCCGCGCTACTCCTCTACTGGGTCCCCGCACTCGGCCTCAACGACGGCTCCCTCGCCCGCATGGGCGGCCTGGGCCTGATCTCCGTCCTGCCACTGCCGACCCTGGTCGGCGCGGCCCTGCTGATCACGGTCTTCGCCTCGCTGCTCTGGATGAACCGCGAGCACAAGGGCCTGCTGCTCGTCACCCTGCTCGCCACCGTGGTCTCGCTGCACGCGCTCCCCGCCGTGATCGAGACCGAGCCGCGGTTCGCGACGGCCTGGCAGCACCTCGGGTTCCTCGACTACATCGACCGGACGGGCTCGGCCGTACCCGACCTGGATGCACGCTGGAGCTGGCCGGGCTTCTTCGCCGCGGCCGCGTTCATCGCGAAGGCCTGCGGGGTCACCGACCTCACCGAGGTCATCCGCTGGTGGCCGCTGGCCATCCAACTCCTCTACCTGGCACCGATGTTCCTTCTCGTGCGCTCGATGCGGGCGAGCTGGCGGGCCAAGTGGACGGGTATCTGGATCTTCGTGCTGAGCGGCTGGGTCGGGCAGGACTACTTCTCGCCGCAGGGCTTCACGTATCTGCTCTATCTCGTCTTCGTGGCGGTTCTGCTCGTGTGGTTCCGGGCGCCGCGTGTGCTGTGGGCGAAGGCGCGCCCCGGCGAGGCGGAGGTCGAGCCGACGAACCGCCGTCAGCGCGCCGTCCTCCTCATGGTCCTGATAGGGCTGTTCGCGGCGACCGTCCCGGCGCACCAGCTCACGCCGTTCGTGATGCTGGGCGTCCTCGCGGTCCTCGTCCTCATCGGCCGCTCCGAACTGCGCGGCCTGCCCATCCTGTTCGCGGTGCTGGTCTCGGTCTGGATCGCCTTCATGGCCGAGCCGTACTGGTCGGGGCACTTCGACGACCTGTTCGGCGGAGTCGGCGGCGTCGGCGGCAATGTGTCGTCGTCCGTCTCGGGCCGTATCCAGGGCGGCAGTTCGACCCACAAGCTCGTGCTGTACACGCGCGTGCTGCTGGCCGGCGGTGTGATGGCGTTCGCCTGCTGGGGCTGGTGGCGCCGACGCGACCACAAGTACCGCGAGCGCTCGCTGCTCGTCCTCACCTTCGTACCGTTCCTGGGCTTCGGCATGCAGTCGTACGGCGGCGAAATGGCCCTGCGCGTCTTCATGTTCGCCCTGCCGGGCGCGGCCCTGCTCGCCGGTCTCGCCCTCTTCCCGCGCACCGGCGTCACCGCCAAGGAGCGGGACAAGGACCGGGTGAGCCTCGCCCCCCTCGCGGCCCTCATGGCGGGCCTGCTCCTCATGGGCGGCTTCCTGGTGGCCCGTTGGGGCAACGAGTCCTTCGAGCGGATCAGGCCGGGCGAGGTCGCGGCCATGAACTACGTGTACGAGCACGACGACCCGACCGTACGGCTGCTGTGGCTGAGCAACGACACGCTCGACAACGTGACGCCGGCGATGCCCTGGGGCACACGGGACATGGAGAAGGTGAACTACGTGCCCACGCTGGCGCCCGCCGACCCGGTCCTGGTGTCCGGGCTCGTCAAGGCGCTCAAGGACGCGGGCCCGAACTCGTATCTGATGATCAACCGCAGTCAGGTGGTCTACCTCGAGATGGATGTGGGCTATTCGGCGACCTGGGAGTCGAGGCTGATCAGCAACCTCGACGACCGGCAGGAGCTGAAGAAGGTCCTCGTCAACGACGACGTGACGATGTACGCGCTGCGCAAGCAGCCCGCGGGCAAGGTCCCCAAGGCCGATCCGGGGCCGATCGGGCCCCAGGTGACCTGGACGCCGTGGTCGGTCGTCGGCGGTCTGGCGGCGATCGCGCTCATCGTGCTGCTGACGGCACGGGAGGTCGTACGGGTCGCGATGCGGCCGAGCGTGCGGCAGCTGCGCTGGCTGCAGAGCAGCTTCTGGTTCTCGCTGCCGCTGCTGGCGGTGTTGCTGGCCTCGATGGTGCAGCGGTTCCTGACGATGAAGTAG
- a CDS encoding DUF402 domain-containing protein, protein MSATSADTPGSLEVVLVKYGRTKISYPAELLDDDGTRVIVRAPWAGDSARDFGFVRFEQGDVFTEYYWRDRWYAVKEVRDAEGVLKGWYCDITRPATVSGGELVVEDLDLDLWRSADGKAVLRLDEDEFAASGLATTDPEAATAAENALDELERLARGGDFEGLLA, encoded by the coding sequence ATGTCCGCGACCTCGGCTGACACCCCGGGCTCGTTGGAGGTCGTCCTCGTCAAGTACGGCCGTACGAAGATCAGTTACCCCGCGGAGCTGCTCGACGACGACGGCACGCGCGTCATCGTACGCGCGCCGTGGGCGGGCGACAGCGCACGCGACTTCGGCTTCGTACGGTTCGAACAGGGCGATGTCTTCACCGAGTACTACTGGCGGGACCGCTGGTACGCGGTGAAGGAGGTCCGTGACGCGGAGGGTGTGCTGAAGGGCTGGTACTGCGACATCACCCGCCCGGCCACCGTCTCCGGCGGTGAGCTGGTCGTCGAGGATCTCGATCTGGACCTGTGGCGCTCGGCCGACGGCAAGGCCGTACTCCGCCTGGACGAGGACGAGTTCGCGGCGAGCGGTCTGGCGACCACCGATCCGGAGGCCGCGACCGCCGCCGAGAACGCCCTGGACGAACTCGAACGGCTGGCCCGCGGGGGCGACTTCGAGGGGCTGCTGGCCTAG
- a CDS encoding GntR family transcriptional regulator, with amino-acid sequence MTLKIHIAEGAAPYEQVRAQISEQARSGALPVGYKLPTVRGLAESLGLAANTVAKAYRALEADGVIETRGRNGTFVAAAGDAASREAATAAQAYADRARRLGLTESAALDAVRDALRAAYGG; translated from the coding sequence GTGACCCTGAAGATCCACATCGCTGAGGGGGCCGCGCCGTACGAGCAGGTGCGCGCCCAGATTTCCGAGCAGGCCCGGTCCGGCGCGCTGCCGGTCGGCTACAAGCTGCCCACGGTGCGCGGCCTTGCCGAGTCGCTCGGCCTCGCTGCCAACACCGTCGCCAAGGCGTACCGGGCTCTGGAGGCGGACGGGGTGATCGAGACCCGGGGGCGCAACGGAACGTTCGTGGCCGCCGCCGGCGACGCCGCGTCACGCGAGGCCGCGACCGCCGCGCAGGCTTACGCCGATCGGGCGCGCCGCCTCGGCCTCACCGAGTCGGCCGCGCTCGACGCCGTACGGGATGCCCTGCGGGCGGCTTACGGAGGCTAG
- a CDS encoding DUF5925 domain-containing protein, translated as MSANPHDALPIRLNVDDSDSPSDVVDALFLGRFATGEQPHSHAANIDRVRSGATLLPPGARVLRSARDDDRSATLAEGEGWTLLVSRWNRGADVTVTATSEELAEKVLNQATDGAADEPEPQPENVTMGFWYVSPRRGPHRTTRQISAGTWEEVRPNYTAPVADAMDRLMKTTPEDIAGRLLLLHGPPGTGKTSALRTLARSWRDWCQVDCVLDPERLFSDVGYLMDIAIGEEDGTGKGRWRLLLLEDCDELIRGEAKHTAGQALSRLLNLTDGLLGQGRNVLVGVTTNEDLERLHPAVVRPGRCLARIEVGPLTRREAVNWLGTEEGVSREGATLAELYALRRGTTPTSVPDQREGADAGLYL; from the coding sequence ATGTCTGCGAACCCACACGACGCTCTGCCGATCCGGCTCAACGTCGACGACAGCGACTCGCCGTCGGACGTCGTCGACGCGCTGTTCCTCGGCCGCTTCGCGACGGGCGAGCAGCCGCACTCGCACGCGGCGAACATCGACCGCGTACGGTCCGGGGCGACCCTGCTCCCGCCGGGCGCCCGTGTGCTGCGCTCCGCGCGGGACGACGACCGCAGCGCGACCCTCGCCGAGGGTGAGGGCTGGACCCTCCTGGTGTCCCGCTGGAACCGCGGCGCCGATGTCACGGTGACCGCGACCAGCGAGGAACTGGCCGAGAAGGTGCTCAACCAGGCGACGGACGGCGCGGCGGACGAGCCGGAGCCCCAGCCGGAGAACGTGACGATGGGGTTCTGGTACGTGTCTCCGCGCAGAGGCCCGCACCGTACGACACGCCAGATCTCGGCGGGTACGTGGGAAGAGGTCCGCCCCAACTACACGGCACCGGTGGCGGACGCGATGGACCGCCTGATGAAGACGACGCCGGAGGACATCGCGGGCCGTCTGCTGCTGTTGCACGGCCCGCCGGGCACCGGCAAGACCTCCGCGCTGCGCACGCTCGCCCGCTCCTGGCGCGACTGGTGCCAGGTCGACTGCGTCCTGGATCCCGAACGGCTCTTCTCGGACGTCGGCTATCTCATGGACATCGCGATCGGCGAGGAGGACGGCACGGGGAAGGGCCGCTGGCGGCTGCTCCTCCTGGAGGACTGCGACGAGCTGATCCGCGGCGAGGCCAAGCACACGGCGGGTCAGGCGCTCTCGCGCCTGCTCAACCTCACGGACGGGCTGCTGGGCCAGGGCCGCAATGTGCTCGTGGGCGTCACCACCAACGAGGACCTGGAGCGCCTCCACCCCGCCGTCGTCCGCCCCGGCCGCTGCCTCGCCCGCATCGAGGTCGGCCCGCTGACCCGCCGCGAAGCGGTGAACTGGCTGGGCACGGAGGAGGGCGTCTCGCGCGAGGGCGCGACCTTGGCGGAGCTGTACGCGCTGCGCCGGGGGACGACTCCCACGTCGGTACCGGACCAGCGCGAGGGCGCGGACGCGGGGCTGTATCTGTAG
- a CDS encoding xylan 1,4-beta-xylosidase, with amino-acid sequence MGRHGWNSEARRWRLTALLGVGAAALALVVTLLNTLPGDGGSTAGTTRDGDKVHGTPVTPPQSPRPEVGWGFTHTQFSADEGDAAATERAEGLLEKQSLPQNQHIMGWGAGNPEPSRGRYDFSEMDRRIDFIRKSGGTPIVTLCCSPDWMKGGKSGVTDWSQASLETAPDRAHYKDFAALAATVAKRYPDVRHFIVWNEFKGFWNDSEARWDYEGYTELYNLVYTALKKVDKGIMVGGPYLVMDSFDPRQTDNASTTVKGTWGAMDQRVLDAFAYWNKNKVGADFVVVDGSSYTNDDDMLPNEFAATDKLTAVGEWVREQTHDLPLWWAEYYVEPADGNDDRKGWSETHRAAVQAAGMIAMVKGGASSGFYWNPEEEKGSDCAGCLWTPTDSAGGGKALPMYDLVSRFSKEFPPGTKYRTVSVAADDVPNVRVLATDKVALVVNTLDRSISAQVDGKRFEMRAYEVKWLTR; translated from the coding sequence ATGGGACGTCATGGGTGGAATTCGGAGGCACGACGGTGGCGGCTCACCGCGCTGCTCGGTGTCGGTGCGGCCGCTCTGGCCCTGGTCGTGACCCTGCTCAACACCCTGCCGGGAGACGGCGGGAGCACCGCGGGCACGACCCGCGACGGGGACAAGGTGCACGGCACTCCGGTCACCCCGCCCCAGTCGCCGAGGCCGGAGGTGGGCTGGGGCTTCACCCACACCCAGTTCAGCGCCGACGAGGGGGACGCCGCCGCCACCGAGCGTGCCGAGGGGCTGCTGGAGAAGCAGTCGCTGCCGCAGAACCAGCACATCATGGGCTGGGGCGCGGGCAACCCCGAGCCGTCCAGGGGGCGTTACGACTTCTCCGAGATGGACCGCCGTATCGACTTCATCCGCAAGTCCGGCGGCACCCCGATCGTCACCCTGTGCTGCTCCCCGGACTGGATGAAGGGCGGCAAGTCCGGCGTCACCGACTGGAGCCAGGCCTCCTTGGAGACCGCCCCGGACCGCGCCCACTACAAGGACTTCGCCGCGCTCGCCGCGACCGTAGCCAAACGCTATCCGGACGTACGGCACTTCATCGTCTGGAACGAGTTCAAGGGCTTCTGGAACGACAGCGAGGCCCGCTGGGACTACGAGGGCTACACCGAGCTCTACAACCTGGTCTACACGGCGCTGAAGAAGGTCGACAAGGGCATCATGGTGGGCGGCCCCTACCTGGTCATGGACAGCTTCGACCCGCGTCAGACGGACAACGCGTCCACCACCGTGAAGGGCACCTGGGGCGCCATGGACCAGCGGGTCCTCGACGCCTTCGCCTACTGGAACAAGAACAAGGTGGGCGCCGACTTCGTCGTCGTGGACGGCTCCAGCTACACCAACGACGACGACATGCTGCCCAATGAGTTCGCCGCCACCGACAAGCTCACGGCCGTCGGCGAGTGGGTGCGCGAGCAGACGCACGACCTGCCGCTGTGGTGGGCCGAGTACTACGTCGAACCGGCCGACGGCAACGACGACCGCAAGGGCTGGTCGGAGACCCACCGCGCCGCCGTCCAGGCCGCCGGAATGATCGCGATGGTCAAGGGCGGCGCCTCGTCCGGCTTCTACTGGAACCCGGAGGAGGAGAAGGGCTCCGACTGCGCGGGCTGCCTGTGGACACCGACCGACAGCGCCGGCGGGGGGAAGGCACTCCCCATGTACGACCTGGTCTCCCGCTTCAGCAAGGAGTTCCCGCCCGGGACGAAGTACCGGACCGTGTCCGTCGCCGCCGACGACGTGCCCAACGTCCGCGTCCTCGCCACCGACAAGGTCGCCCTCGTGGTGAACACCCTGGACCGCTCCATCAGCGCCCAGGTGGACGGCAAGCGGTTCGAGATGCGGGCGTACGAGGTGAAGTGGCTCACCCGGTAA
- a CDS encoding DUF72 domain-containing protein encodes MTLYVGTSGWQYKDWRGVLYPDRLPLRLWLEEYAARFATVEINNAFYRLPSRQNFESWRERTPPDFVVAVKASRYLTHIKRLRDPAEPVHRLMTHAAGLGDRLGPVLLQLPPTLRADTTLLDDCLACFPSGTRIAVEPRHDSWWTPEVREVLESRGAALCWADVLARPVTPLWRTTDWGYVRFHQGRALRWPHYGRQSLTTWIQRIADTWPDDHDVYVYFNNDPHAAAVQDAVTFARAARAAGLTVTRTPGHMPAS; translated from the coding sequence ATGACCCTGTACGTCGGCACGTCGGGGTGGCAGTACAAGGACTGGCGCGGCGTCCTCTACCCGGACCGGCTGCCCCTGCGGCTGTGGCTGGAGGAGTACGCGGCGCGGTTCGCGACCGTCGAGATCAACAACGCTTTCTACCGGCTGCCGTCGCGGCAGAACTTCGAGAGCTGGCGGGAGCGCACTCCCCCGGACTTCGTCGTCGCCGTCAAGGCGAGCCGCTATCTGACCCACATCAAGCGACTACGGGACCCGGCGGAGCCGGTGCACCGCCTGATGACCCACGCGGCCGGCCTGGGCGACCGGCTCGGCCCGGTCCTGCTCCAGCTCCCGCCCACACTGCGCGCCGACACCACCCTCCTCGACGACTGCCTCGCCTGCTTCCCTTCAGGCACGCGGATCGCGGTCGAACCGCGCCACGACTCCTGGTGGACACCTGAGGTGCGCGAGGTGCTGGAGTCACGGGGCGCCGCCCTCTGCTGGGCCGACGTCCTGGCCCGCCCGGTGACCCCCCTGTGGCGGACCACCGACTGGGGCTACGTCCGCTTCCACCAGGGCCGCGCCCTGCGGTGGCCGCACTACGGCCGGCAGTCCCTGACGACCTGGATACAGCGCATCGCCGACACCTGGCCCGACGACCACGACGTGTACGTGTACTTCAACAACGATCCGCATGCGGCGGCGGTCCAGGACGCGGTGACCTTCGCCAGGGCGGCGAGGGCGGCGGGCCTGACGGTGACCCGCACACCGGGCCACATGCCGGCGTCGTGA
- a CDS encoding polysaccharide deacetylase family protein, which produces MSEPVPILMYHSIATAPNDATRELSVAPEAFAEQMALLDDRGFTPVDTARLAASWRSGGPLPARPVLITFDDGYEGVHRHGLPVLAKHGFASTLFVSTGWIKGAYDTGGGLDTMLEWDQVRRLAEEQVEIGGHSHTHPQMDQLPDDALWFELLRCKEIIADELGARPVSFAYPYGYSSRRVRRTVREAGFAQSLAVGNGLARRRQGPYALQRVTVRRSTGIEEFERLVEGRAIARNFARDRALTKGYAMVRRARQVRRKAIRSRV; this is translated from the coding sequence ATGAGCGAACCTGTGCCGATTCTCATGTACCACTCGATCGCGACCGCGCCCAACGACGCGACCCGCGAACTGTCCGTGGCACCCGAGGCGTTCGCCGAGCAGATGGCGCTGCTCGACGACCGTGGGTTCACCCCGGTGGACACGGCACGGCTGGCGGCGAGTTGGCGCTCGGGCGGCCCGCTGCCGGCGCGTCCGGTCCTGATCACCTTCGACGACGGCTACGAGGGCGTGCACCGGCACGGCCTGCCCGTGCTCGCCAAGCACGGCTTCGCCTCCACGCTGTTCGTCTCGACGGGGTGGATCAAGGGCGCGTACGACACCGGGGGCGGCCTCGACACCATGCTGGAATGGGACCAGGTGCGCAGGCTCGCCGAGGAGCAGGTGGAGATCGGCGGGCACAGTCATACCCACCCGCAGATGGACCAGCTCCCCGACGACGCGCTCTGGTTCGAGCTGCTGCGCTGCAAGGAGATCATCGCCGACGAACTGGGCGCCCGCCCCGTGTCGTTCGCGTACCCGTACGGCTACTCCAGCCGCCGGGTGCGCCGTACGGTGCGCGAGGCGGGGTTCGCCCAGTCGCTCGCCGTCGGCAACGGTCTGGCGCGGCGTCGTCAGGGCCCGTACGCCCTGCAGCGCGTCACCGTGCGCCGCAGCACCGGTATCGAGGAGTTCGAGCGGCTGGTCGAAGGCCGTGCGATCGCCCGCAACTTCGCCCGGGACCGCGCCCTCACCAAGGGGTACGCCATGGTCCGAAGAGCACGACAGGTCCGCCGGAAGGCCATCCGTTCCCGTGTCTGA
- a CDS encoding GNAT family N-acetyltransferase, producing MTVLVRELRRGDRADAEAFARIRHLALPFMLFTPESIGYDLEHAHPDSHYQPLLAEEDGESIGTAQVGVVYDSPEPGQAYVNVYVHPERTGRGAGALLVRAAEERLSALDATRLHAWVLDEPRNRAFAEKHGYRAARSAHFLRLDLANGTLPPLQSPPPGVELRTAADFADDPRPLFRLDAETLLDEPSDVDREFTDYEAWLTETWHHPLLSHELTSVAVVDGRPAAFSAARTDGGTRYGTVMTGTARAFRGRGLAKLAKNDSLHRARSAGFTEAFTGNDSGNGPMLAINKWFGYEICATEVKYVRDLG from the coding sequence ATGACAGTGCTCGTTCGCGAACTGCGCCGCGGGGACCGGGCGGACGCCGAGGCCTTCGCCCGCATCCGTCACCTGGCCCTCCCGTTCATGCTCTTCACCCCCGAGTCCATCGGCTACGACCTGGAGCACGCCCACCCCGACTCCCACTACCAGCCGCTGCTGGCCGAGGAGGACGGCGAGTCCATCGGCACGGCACAGGTGGGTGTCGTGTACGACAGCCCGGAGCCCGGCCAGGCGTACGTCAATGTCTATGTGCACCCGGAGCGGACGGGACGCGGCGCGGGTGCGCTGCTGGTGCGCGCCGCCGAGGAGCGGCTGAGCGCCCTGGACGCGACCAGGCTGCACGCCTGGGTCCTGGACGAACCCCGCAACCGCGCCTTCGCGGAGAAGCACGGCTACCGCGCCGCCCGCTCGGCGCACTTCCTCCGCCTCGACCTGGCGAACGGCACCCTGCCGCCCCTCCAGTCCCCGCCGCCCGGCGTGGAGCTGCGCACCGCCGCGGACTTCGCCGACGATCCGCGACCGCTGTTCCGCCTGGACGCGGAGACGCTCCTGGACGAACCGAGCGACGTCGACCGCGAGTTCACGGACTACGAGGCCTGGCTGACGGAAACCTGGCACCACCCCCTCCTGAGCCACGAGCTGACCTCGGTCGCCGTGGTCGACGGCCGGCCCGCCGCGTTCAGCGCGGCCCGCACCGACGGCGGCACCCGCTACGGCACGGTGATGACGGGCACCGCCCGCGCCTTCCGGGGCCGCGGCCTCGCCAAGCTCGCCAAGAACGACTCCTTGCACCGCGCCCGCTCGGCCGGCTTCACGGAGGCGTTCACGGGCAACGACTCCGGCAACGGGCCGATGCTGGCGATCAACAAGTGGTTCGGATACGAGATCTGCGCGACGGAGGTGAAGTATGTCCGCGACCTCGGCTGA
- a CDS encoding class I SAM-dependent methyltransferase, whose translation MASNSDMNPGAGVDWDAESVSFDEEPDHGLRAPVVREAWAARLRAWLPERASDVLDVGCGTGSLSLLASERGHRVTGVDRSPRMVDLARAKLAGRDAVFLVGDAVAPPIGEQRFDVLLCRHVLWTLPDPERVLRHWRGLLRPGGRLVLVEGVWGTVSPVGIPAERLTALLDPLVTHLSVEPLSGDARLWGREVEDERYAVVATVE comes from the coding sequence ATGGCGAGTAACAGTGACATGAATCCGGGGGCGGGTGTCGACTGGGACGCGGAGTCCGTCTCGTTCGACGAGGAGCCGGACCACGGCCTGCGCGCCCCCGTCGTAAGGGAGGCCTGGGCGGCCCGGCTGCGGGCATGGCTGCCGGAGCGCGCGTCAGACGTCCTCGACGTGGGCTGCGGCACCGGCAGCCTGTCGCTCCTCGCGTCCGAGCGGGGGCACCGGGTCACCGGGGTCGACCGCTCGCCGCGCATGGTCGACCTCGCCCGCGCAAAGCTGGCCGGCCGTGACGCGGTGTTCCTGGTGGGTGACGCGGTGGCACCGCCCATCGGCGAGCAGCGGTTCGACGTGCTGCTCTGCCGTCATGTGCTGTGGACGCTGCCGGACCCCGAGCGCGTCCTGCGGCACTGGCGCGGGCTGCTGCGCCCCGGAGGGCGGCTCGTCCTCGTCGAGGGCGTCTGGGGCACCGTGAGCCCGGTCGGCATACCCGCCGAGCGGCTGACCGCCCTCCTCGACCCCCTGGTGACCCACCTCAGCGTGGAGCCGCTGTCGGGCGACGCGCGGCTGTGGGGCCGGGAGGTGGAGGACGAGCGGTACGCGGTGGTGGCCACCGTCGAGTGA